A stretch of DNA from Synechococcus sp. JA-3-3Ab:
AGGAGGGGAAGGGGTCTGGTCTGGCTCGGCAACAGGAGGAGAAGGCTCAGGGTCGGGGGGCTCGGCTGCGGGAGTTGGGGTTGGCAAGGCAGCTTCCTGAGCCGTTCGCTCCCCAAAGGCCGAAAGGGCAATCGCCGCTTCCCCGCGGCTGACCGGCTCAAAGGGGTTAAACGTGCGGATGGGGCCGAAGGTGCGCAACACCGTGGAGGCATTCTCCAGGCTGCGATCCGCCACCAGGGGGGCAACGGCCTCGTCGGGGATCTGGGCCGCATCGGTAAAGCCCCAACGCTCCTCCAGCTCTGCTCGGGATCCCTTGATCTGGCCGGGCGGCAAATCCAGAGGTGCCTTCATGCGGATCAGCTCTGCCCGCGACAGCAGGCTGTTGGGGCGGAACTCGCGGTTGGCATCGCCGACCACCAGGCCGGCAGCTCCCAGGGCCTGGATGTAGCGAAAGTTGGGATCCTCCTCCGGCACATCCAAAAACAAGGGGCGCTCGCCAGCGGATCCCAAACGGATTTGGCGGCTGGGCTGGTCGGCGTGAATGACGTTGTTGGCCAGCACCAACCAGCGGGCAAATTCGCCGCGACGAACGCTACGCTGCGGCTGAAACTCACTGCCAACAATATCGGCAAAGACACCCAGCCGATCCAGATCAGAGACAGCACGGGCCACCAGGGATCCGGGCTCCAGATCCGTGAAACGGCTGCTGACCTGGCTGGGCGGGGGCGTGAAGGAAGCAGGGGGGGTGGCAGGAGCAGAGGGGGAGCGGGATCCCGGCAGAGGCGTGGGCGTCTCCGGTCGGTCGGCGGAGAGAGGGGGAGGCAGGCCCACCGGTCGCACCGCTCTTTGCAGCCGCTCTCCCCACTCGGTTCCCTGACAGGCCGACAACAGCCCCAGCAGCAAGGCAAAACCAGCGGCCCTGAGCCAGGTGCCGGCTGGAGGCAGCGACCGCCTAGACTGCTTGAGCCGATTGAGCTGATGCTGCAATGCTTTCTCCCCCTCTACTGAGCCCATTTGCGGCTGAACTCCTCCAGCACATCCAACAAGTTCAGCAGGCTTTGCATCGGCAACAGATCCGCCAGGGGCAATTCTTTGCGCCCACCCCCCACTTTTACCGGGATCCGTTGCAAGATCTCCGTGACCGCGTCCTCATCCACCTTGCCTGCCCTCACCTGGGGGGCCAGTTGTTCTGCCAAGAGGGTGTGCAGATGGGCATCCCGCAGGTAGAGGTGCCAGCGGGCTACATCGATGTAAACTTCCTCGCCAATGGCAGCGGCCAACTGCTCGATCTCTGGGTTGCTGGGCACTTGGGCCATCGCTCAGCTCCGTCAGTGGTTGCCCTCTGCCGATCATAACTTGGGCCCACCTCAGGGAGAGCTGGCGGCAGAGCGGGCCGGTAGAGGCAGGGCGAAGTTCTCTTGCAACTGCCGCAGCAGCAACAGGTGTTCCAGCGCCAGGCGATCCCGTTCTGTGCGCAACTGGCTCAGTTGGGCCTGAATTTGACGGATATCGGCCTCGTCAGAGTCCCAGGTTTGCAACAGGCGGTAGAG
This window harbors:
- a CDS encoding DUF3181 family protein is translated as MAQVPSNPEIEQLAAAIGEEVYIDVARWHLYLRDAHLHTLLAEQLAPQVRAGKVDEDAVTEILQRIPVKVGGGRKELPLADLLPMQSLLNLLDVLEEFSRKWAQ
- a CDS encoding S-layer homology domain-containing protein, which translates into the protein MGSVEGEKALQHQLNRLKQSRRSLPPAGTWLRAAGFALLLGLLSACQGTEWGERLQRAVRPVGLPPPLSADRPETPTPLPGSRSPSAPATPPASFTPPPSQVSSRFTDLEPGSLVARAVSDLDRLGVFADIVGSEFQPQRSVRRGEFARWLVLANNVIHADQPSRQIRLGSAGERPLFLDVPEEDPNFRYIQALGAAGLVVGDANREFRPNSLLSRAELIRMKAPLDLPPGQIKGSRAELEERWGFTDAAQIPDEAVAPLVADRSLENASTVLRTFGPIRTFNPFEPVSRGEAAIALSAFGERTAQEAALPTPTPAAEPPDPEPSPPVAEPDQTPSPPPTPEGDPSPSATGNSKPPAVTPGAGEIVTPREPQP